cctcctaggtgaggtgttctgggcatgtcccaccaggaggaggccttgaggcagacccaggacacgctggagagattatatctctcggttGACCTGAGAACACCTTGGTGTTTCCctagacaagctggaggaggtggctggggagagggaggtctgggctccTCTTCTTAGGCTGCTGCCTCTGTGACCCGGATAAGttgaagaagatggatggatggctagATGTAAGGCCCATTTGGAACATCCTTTGACCTGTGTAGTGCGCTAAGAGTTTTGTATTGTATAAGTTGTGAATTGGGGCTTTCAGTCATTTTGAACGTATTTAAGCATATTAGTCTCCAGAAGTTTTGATCTTGACTGATCAAAATCAAATAGAGAAAGAAGGGAGGGAAATTAAATCATCAGTGTTTAATATTAAACACTGATACAAATAATATTACAAATATTACAAAGTGGGTACAGAAATGTAAAAGTTACCCATATAGGTATTTCTAAGTTGTAAAAGTATTTAGTATTCTCTTTTTATTGAGTTTTTTCTGTTCTATTTTCCAACAGATATCTGTATTGTTTCAAATGGTTGTTAGTTTACATATGATAAGTAAAGATTtcgggggttttttgttttgtttttttaaattcccacCACGCGGGTGGAGATGTGTTTATGTTAAGGCTTTTAAAGCAGATCTGATGCTTAATATTGGAGCTTATAAAAGGCAGTTAAGAGATTTTTGCTTTTGTGCTTGTTCTTGGTCCAGCCATGGGCTGTCTAACAAGCTTGATTTAATCCATTTTGAAACATATAGcaattagtgctgtcaatagacttaaaaaaattaactaattaatctcacaattttctgtaatCAATTGTGATTAATCGCAATTACTTGATCAACAGCCTGGTTGCAATTACactttttcaactttatatttaagcttgtaacagacatttatgcaatataatgaaataaatgagGAATAAACAAAGAAtatatgcttaaattcaaagagaatttcaatagttttcttcaatcttttagCACAAGTTCTCTCAGGTGAaatgcaactttaaaaaaaactatatactAATAGGTAAGTATacactaatatataatatatattagcgctgtcaaacaattaaaatgtttaatgagattcatcacagggttactgtggattaattttgattaatcacgattaaatatcattctgtcccttttccctttctATTCCTGGCTTCCTTCTTCTGTCTTTCATCTtataaaacaaaccaacaataTTACttgcaaaacataaagaaatgtggGGTGTCTCAGTACCTTTGCTACTGTACTTGTACTGTACAAACTATTCCATTTTACTCTAAAAGGCAAGTTTAGACGTGTCCTACCTGAGTCCTTAATATGTCTGAGTGCATCACTTTCGGAGAAAGATGACATGTTGATTGCTGGACTTTTGGCAGCTTGTTCGAAGCTTTTAAAGGGAACGCTGCAAGTGTACACAACCAGGTCTGATAGCTCCGGAGTTATCTTGGAGACGCCTGCCTGACatcacatgcacatacacagaaACCAACTGAATTAGTCACCATCCAGAAGTGGTCAGAGGTACTGTTTCTAGGATAGTGTCGTACCAACCTTTTTATCCTCCTTCCTTCTGGGTTTCCCTTCTATGCGGCTGGTCTCCTCATCTGAGGAACTGAGGTCTGAAGAGCTGGATGAGCATTCCTCCAACCTCTCCTTCTTCCCCTTCACTAGGACTTTACCTTTAAgagcctacacacacacacacacacacacacacacacacacacacacacacacacacacacacacacacaatatttgTTCTGGTGGCCCACATTAATAAGAGAGCATGTTTTAAAGAATATGTGTCTACTGTGCTCAGAATACAGTCACCAGCTCTTCTCCGTTTGTACTCTTCCAACCCTTGCCTATGCCGGGATGTCCCTGATCCCACATTGCCTTGGAGTTCATCACTGGACTAGCACCCTTAGCAGGTAACACAATTCTAACTATTGTAGACCATTTTTCTAAAGCAGCTAATTTCATCGCCCTGCCTAGGCTACACTTTGTTCTGGAAACCACTCAACTCATCACTGACCATGTTTTCCGCCTGAATGTCATGTCAGGCCACAGTCCCCACTTCCTGAGTTTGGAAAAAATTCTGTACTTCCCTCTGAGCCCAGTTCAGTCTCTGTTCTGGTTTTCACGCACAGAGTAATGGCCAGGCCGATAGGGCCAATCAGGAGATGGAGACCACCCTCCGCTGCGCTGCCACATCCAACCCTGCACACATTAACCTTTTCTGCCACTGGTCTTTCTGCTTTTGAGGCATTAGTGATCTGCCTATTGATCACGATAAGCGTTAAATAATTTTCACCTAGTTAGACACAAATTGCAGATCTAAGTTTTTCCTATTGTAAAGCTCTAAacatatttgttacatttatacacTTGTGATACATAAAGGTAACTGCAGTTACAGCATAATCTTCCCAATAGAGCTCTCTGAGCAGTGCTCAGATTTTAGATAAAATTTAGTAATGTTCACAGACTGAAAACTGATAGCATTACAGGCCTAAATAATTGTCTCATGAAAGGAGCcactttcacatttttctgtaaTGCTTTTGGATATATTAAATTCTTACTGCATAACTATGTTAcatgagaaaaatgtcaaaaaaaatctcatgagaGATAGAAGACACATGAAATATTTACTGCAAGTTTTCCCATACCAGGCTGAAACAaagctaaaaatgtttttaccaGAAGTATCAGAGGTCAGAACAAATGTATTCAATTGTATTAGTTTCAGTTATAATAAAAGACGGTAAGCAGTCTTAACAGCTGTGAAAAATACTGACAGCTGCCAGTGTTACACCTCAGCCTCCTAGTAATTATTGTATAAATTTAAGAATCCTAGGTGACTTCCTTCTTGAGTTACAGTATTCACAAGAATTTTAGAAAAATAGACCTCTGACCGTGAAGGTCCCTGAGATTCAAATTCATTTGAGGTTTTCAGTAAATGAACCTATggcattaatttaaaaattctACGTCGCCATCTTTATCATGTTTTAAAGTTGGGTGTCCACGCCTGGCAGAGTGATGACGGTACCCtatcagccttttacagctgagggttaaaaactgtaaaagtgGTTGGAGACTGAAAAACTTTTATAAGACATTGAAAGCCAGTCAGCATCTAATTTTAACCATGTCCACATTCCAATGAAAAGTATCAAGCACAATACATATATCTCTTTGTATGGATCATTTTTATCTATATTAATCTAATGAAAACTGTCAAAAAAACTGAACAATCTATATGTAATTTAATTAACCCAGGAATATTTATATGTCCCACATAAAGTTATGTTTGCTATCAGTGGATTTAGTAGTAGTAATGGGAACTGAACTTTCACTGATTCCTTGACTACTTACCTCTGGAGAAGGCAAATTGTGGGAATCCAGGCCTTCAAGAGGCTTTGTTAGAAGTTTGTCTCCCAGAATGGAGTGCAGATGTCTAGCCATAACTTTCTGCTGCTCCAGagagcagtggttctcaaaAGACAGGATTAGAGGGTAGGGAGAGGACTGGGATAGACACAATGTTGGAAAGTCAGTGAGAAAAGTATTTTCTGTAGACCAGAGAAAGATAAGGAAATTATCACTTGGCCTGTCAGCAAAATTGCCACTGTGACTAATGTCGATCTATAACACACCTTCCTCTTGTGTTAGGGTTGGCACCAACCTGTTTTTAGGTTTTAAATGCATAGAAGTgccatttaaatttgtttattgCATCAAGGCTTTTTGACTTTGTCAGGAACCtcaatttaaacaaaataaaataaaaaatcatttcacaaaattacaaaatgctTTGGCAAAAGTTACAACCTTTGTGTTGTTAGGGTCGGTTCTGACCCAGTTAAAATATAAGATTATAAAATAATCAGTGCCAAAACTAAAATCATAAACACACTGAGCTCACTAACACTGTTGGAGAGAAGTTAGGGGCTTCTCTCTTTAACTGTTTGTCTCCTCAGAACAAACAGCCCCTTTTATCCCTACTGCTTGATTGAAAAGGTAATCCAGATggaaatgtataaaaatgtaagACATGTAAAAACGTTGGTGACTCGCAGAGTATACATCTCCAGAAGACACAAAACAGCATAGCAATAAGGACAAGCCAGTTTCTGAGGAGCAGGATGATAAAAAACTGCAATGAACGGAATCTACAGACTTACACAGACTAATGTGCAATTGGTATCCCTGTGAAAAATCAAGGAAAAATTCTAATCCTTAATATGATTACTGGACTGCGAGGACACGTGACAATATCATGTGCGACAATTTCCTTACCATCTATGACCCTGGATAAGGACTTCAGGAAGAAACTTACTGTGGTGGACACAATAAAACGAAggcaagcaaaacaaaaaaacttgaaCTGACCCCTGAAGGACAGGGCTCCActttctttaaaatgtgctttataGAGACAACCATTGTTGTTTAATACTGTCCCCAAAAAACtctgaaaaaaatgcttttgttgCTTTTGCCTTGAACTAAATATGTATGCATCAAACTGACCTGTAACACCACAGATCTTACAATAGGtaataacattaaaataaagaataaataaaagaaattattttagagATATATTCTAATAGTTGTAATTAATAGTAAGGTAACATAAAAAATCTCTTGAGGTTCAGTTTACCATTTTTTTCGATTGAAAAGGTATCCTGTAAAAAAGCCCTGTGGGCCACAcgaaaaatattaaaaccaaTCTTTTCATAGATAAGGAAGCTGAAGAAGGTAACCAATAGGTAACAAACAAATTGGATGATAAATTATTGTTTTGAGGGTATTGTTTTGGCTGATTTAAGGCACGGTCAAAACTGACACGTTAACATAAGAGACAGTAACAGAAAGCTAACACAAGAGGAAGGACAAGCAGTAAAAATCAAAGAACATATACAGCAGCAgcatctatatctatatatctcaAGACATAAGTCAAATCCATCATCAGAATGGACAAACATATATTTACCATCACTAATGATGCATTCAGATTAGCAAAACTAGCTTCTAGAAGTCATTCATAATGGTtccaaatatataaatacatatatacatatctgAACATTGAGAATGTCAGCACAGTGTTAGCATTTGAAGCTTCTGCTGATGGTGTGAGGAATTGTTTTTGGCTCATTGTGGTCTCTTTAATGTCAGGTAATCAAGGTAAAAATTCTATAATCTGTGGACTTCAATCTGTTGACTAAAGCAGCATCCACACAGGAAGCAATCTGATTATTGAGCATTACTTTGCAGCTGATGGTTGGTTGTTAGAACACATTCAAGGCTCCAATTAGCTAGTTAACCCTCTAATATATTTACACTACTGTAATAAGTCAGTCAATAATATCTGCAGTAGTTGCTTAGATGGTTTGAAATACCATACTACACAATTTCTACAGTAAGATTTCATTTTCTGCAGAGGACTCTTGGTTACAGTGAAGTACTCACTTTAAAAGCATACTCATTGATGGTCTCAATTACTTCAACAAAGGGCACTTTGGAAGTAAGTGTGTGTCCATGATAGATAACTGGTTCTCCTTTGTCTCCATCCCAACAGTCCAGCTCCACACACCGACAACCATGTTTTAGAGCTCTAAGACAAAAATTCAAGCTTTGTGAGTAAAGGTGTACCTTGGGTTAAGAAAAAATTACATCTTAAACACCTTTTATTACATATTTCTGAAGTAAAgtaaatttaaagtaacttaaaaaaaatatggcatttaattatttttggaCAAATGTAACATCAACAAATGACTGTTCTAAGCATATCAAATCCTATAACAAAGTACATAAAGGCAGCAAAATGGCTATATAGTATTTTGTAGAAGAGATTGCTTTTGAAAATTTAAATCTGTGATTTTTTTGGCTAATGTTAGATAATACTTGCATGCCTGCAATATTTGCCAGCTATCTGACATTTTCCATTTCCACGTACTTCATCAGTAAACAATACAAATGGTGCACCATCAGATTCATGCAGAATAGTTGAGTTATAGCTAGCTGGCTAACTGTATCTTGTTTGGTTAAGTTATACTTAGTAAAAGTATGTGTGAGTGGAATTATCTGGCTTGCCAAATTAACTCACCAGCTATAATGAGCCATGACTTTAACTTATGTATAATGTTGAACAATGCCATGGTACAAACATTTCTACACTAAAGTATAATTGCCAACATGGGGCTGGTTAGCCAGCTAGTTAAAACTTGTACATGTGGGTTCATTTGTCAATATGGCAATGGTAACTTTTGTTAACAGTACCAAATTCCCAGGTATATACACcaacattatgaccacctgcctaatattgtgtATATACCCTTTTGCTCACAGAAAAGCCCTGACCTGTTGAGGTCATTGGACCCCTGAAGACACGTTGCAGTATCTGGCACCAAGATTTTAGCAACAGATCGTTTAAGTTGTCAGGTGTGGCCTCAATGGATTGGGCTTGTTTGTCTAGAACATTCCAcagttggattgagatctggggaaTTTCTGAGGTCagtatcttgtccaaggatactttggcatgcaacCAGAGACCAACCTTCAAATTAGCAGAccacctgctctacctcctaagCTACAGCCAGCAAGATGAAGTGACAGTCTTGACAGTCTTATTCACTTCACTTGTCAGTGATCATAATGTTAAGCCCAATTGATGACAAAGTTAATATAAAAGTGCATCATAGTCTTGTTTAAGTCTCAGTCTAATGGAGACTAATGCAAGCTTGCACTGAGTGTGCACAAAAGTAAGCACCACTGCTGTTTAATGGTTTTCTAGGGTTTCACAGAGATTCTTTCAGATCACGTAAAGAATCATTTCTCTAGCCACCAGAGTTTTGAGGGGTGGTGTGGTGGAACCTGCACCTCTTCCCAAGATGCGACACTGTAATCTAACAGCTGAGAACAATTCTGAGAACAGAGCAGATATGCGAAGAAGCACTACGTAGTTTATCCACCTATTCCTGACACTAATCTTGATCTGAGTTATGATGTCAGTGGGCTTAGCTAGGCAGCCCAGACAACGCCATCCAGCTGTTTATAGGGGACTGACAAGtacttgctgcattttgtgcGTTATGATTGGTTTTTACAAAAATTCTAATTCACCTTGTTCAGAATTTTGTGAGACAATTTAAAGTATAATAATTTAGTACAAACCTCTCCTACAATGATAATAGTATACTGCCTTTGTCAATAATAGTGAAATAATTAGGTTGCCaaattaataaatgtatttgcACACAGCCTAGTTGGCTGCCCTGTTGCTGTTACCGTATGTAAggctctgtgctgctgttccCAGTCAGCTGGTCCTTAGTGAGGTAGGTGTTGTGGGACGAGGAGATGAAGTAGTGCGACAGTGGGTGTGCCATGTCTTGGTAAACTCTAGTGTGTTCTGGGTTAAACACACAGTTTTCCCTTGACAACATGTACATGGTGAAACCATTGGGAGTCATGAAGCTATTCTTCTGGGCTGCAATGggcaaagagaaacaaagtttaaaaaataggGTATTATATAAacatcatttttattcttataattaaaaatattaataaaaatgtcttaattTGTTGTAGCACAGAAGCAGAGGGGGAAGACATTCAGAAGGATTGCGACTGCCCAGGAATCAAACTGGTTAACTGGTTGCTGACGTATCCATGTAGCCTGCATCCTCTTCACTCATTTACAGCTTTTCAACTCTTTTTATATCAGTGACTGAATTAATCTTCATGTGTCTATGATTAGTCAGTTGATACCAGGAAAATACAGTATACACATAGAGGAGCAGTCTGGAGCAGCCTATGTATACTCAGTATACACAGACTATTCTATAAAGACTTGAATCTCCTTCAGGTCTGATGTAAACTGAAACACTTCAGCTTATCTGATCACTTACTTCACCAATCCTTGTGTTTTCATTTGCTCTAGCCAGAATGTGTTACTGCTTATCCCTCAGACAGACTGGGAATAAATATAGAATTACCCCATCCCATTGTGATATTCCGTTCTGTCCTATTAGACATCCATGTGAAATGTTGTCAGGTCAGACTTGGTGTATGAATCTTTGAGTTGTGGCCAAACTGTGTTTTCCAGTCAAAATTTCCTTTGTACCACAAACTTCATCCTTTAGCACAGCTGAATATTTGTCAGGTAAGCTTTgctattttttaaagtattttaattcTCCAATCTTATAATTTATTGTTACTAGTACCGTACCCCACTCATTAAGTTCATAGGTGAGTATGAGGCTTTGGGCATGAACGAGTGAGGAATCCTCCCCCTGGTCCTTTAGGAAATCCCTCAGGTCCACAGCTGAAAGCACACAGCCATTTGCAGAGTAGCGAATGAATATGATGTCCAGTTCTGGCCTCCGTAACAACTCCCTGCAGAAAACTTCAATCTCTCCGTGATCGAGACGACCGTCACCTGACTGGTCACATTTCTATCAGAAAGATGGAAATAATAGCTGTTTGTTAATGTGCAAATAGAACACGATTTGCTGTGGGGGTGTTATCTCTACCCACTTTTGGTCTACATATGCCTGTATCTGCTATATTATTTTTATCCCTGGTGGGGATAGCTACGTAAAAATCCAGTGTTGTGAAAAAGTGAGCAGTGCAGGGCATCGGATAAGGATATCCCACACAGAACCATACAGACCCATCTTTCTTCACCACAAGAACTAGGTGCCTACACCACACACTGTTTGACTCTTCTATCACTCCTATTTTCAGCAATTCTCTCAGGATAATTTGCCTCTTGCTCAGGTAACCTGTAGGGCCGTAAACACACCGCCATGCCAGGTCGCTCTATGCATGCCTATGCATGCCTATGCATGCCTATGCAAAATGGTGCTCTATGAGCGAAGTACGACGTGCAGAGGTGAGAACACAGCTGCAAAACGCTGTTGGATGCACCAACATCCACTCTCTGGCCCTGTGTGAGATGTTTATCACAATGGAGAGAGGCAGGAATATTTGAATTTGGCATCTCTGGCCCCAATtcatctctctcctctcctGGTTTCAGCCTCTCTACACGCTTTAAGGAGGCCGGGGTGATGTATCTCTATATCTGAGATGATACATCCTACGCTCACTGTGTGACCACAAAGGGTCCTTGCCACTTGGCGAGTAACTTTGAGGTAGAAGAAGGGAGTAACACATGCACTTTGTCTCCCAGTGAGAACTGTGTTAGTCTAGCCCCTCTGTTGTACattaaccccatgttgctctccgatgcatccatcggagtgtgaatgtgtatgaatgttagatactTAGCACTTAAGCTTAGaagaagtgcttgtgtgaatgggagtgattgggtgaatgaattagttgtataaagcgctttgagtactcagacagagtagaaaagcgctatataagaaccagtccatttaaatggtaaatggcctgtatttgtatacttgtttactagtccctaaggaccccaaagcgctttacacatccagtcatccacccattcacacacacatttaccatttacaaagCGATAGCTGCCTGCCCTTTGGTGAAATGGCCTGATGAGGTCCATGCCAATGCGCTCAAACGGCACTTCCATTAATGGTAGTGGGCGAAAAGGTGCGTTTACGATAGCCGGCTGGTTAACCAGCTAACATTCCTTGCATGACGCATACCATCAGCGCACATCTGCTCGGGCGTGGCCAATAAAATTGGGCTATTATTCGCTCCAGAGGTTTATCATATCCCATATGCCCTGCAATGGGTTTATAATGAGCCGCCTGGAAAATAATTTCTTGACGGCTTTTCAGCACCAACAACTGGGTGTACTCCTCCTCTGTGCAAGTGTCACGACTCACTTGATAAAGCCTATCGTTCAATGATACAAAGTGTGGGTAGGCCTGTGCGGCTTCAGGGCACACCAGGTGACCATCAATTTCTATCACTTGGTCGAAGGCTGAGTGTAGGGTGTCATCATAAGACTGCTCCAGTGGGAAATCTCCCCTGGGGTGAATCACTGGTGCCTGCGGATCCTCCCTAGAAGGACATGTCACCGCTGAATGCCGCGCAGACACTACATGCTGCTACACTGTGAAATATTGTGTGATATTTGTGAATGTCCCCATGCACACACTTAACCACACTTTGCTTCCAACAATGCCCCGGGGTGAACCAAGCTTTGATGCACGAGGGCCTGCATACAGGCCATGTCCACCAAAGTCTGGTCATCTCCTTGACACCTTACTAAAATGCGGTATGTCTGGTTGGGCCCAGAACACCCGCCCAACCTCCATCAGTGGACACTCCCATTGCAGGTGTCCCGGCTGCCCGCGCCACCCACTGTGGCTCTGGTGCAGTGCCTGCCGCTGCTCAGCTCCGGGTTGGCAGGTTCACTAGGACAGATTTGAGGACTGAAGGGGCGGCAGTTGCTCCGCTGGGGCTGGGCCAGGGGGCCTCCTCCTCTGCGCAGTTAGAGTGAGAGCATCCACGCCTCGCCCTCCGATGGCTCGGGCTGTCGCGGCATTGTGCAGCCTCCTTGCCCAAGCAAACAGCTAATCCCCCGCCTGCCACAAAACCGCCTGCAGTGGTCCTCTGGGGAGAGCCCAGACGAATGTCCTCAAGACACCCCCCTGACACAGGGAGGCAGGCTCACGGCTGCCATCTGGGCCACTCCGGATAGCAGCGGCAGTAGCCGCGGAACCCACTCCACAGCAGGCCACTGGCATGCCTCGGCACTAACCTGGAACGCCTCCATGAGGACCTGGGGATCATCCCCGTCCCCTATCCGGTGCATGGCCACCGTCAGAGGAGGGGATCGCAGCAGTGCGGCTGCCCTGTCCACTCTCTCCCGCACACTTGCTTGTTGCTCTGCCTGGGCCCAAAGCTCATTCAGCTGGTCTTTGTGCATTGCCGCCTGCTCTTGGTGCATCGCTATATCTGCCAGCATTTGCCCAAGTAGGTGCAGCAGCTGCGCAGGTGCCGCAGACTGCGGGACCACCACTGTGAAATGAATATACCCCATGTAGCCTCAGGTGACAGTTTTATGGTGGTTATTAACAATACGTTATCCTTTTTCCTGACATCAGGAGGTCAGCTTTTCAGCTGCTTCTCTACTCCACACTCAGCTCCTCTCTTGAGCCCCTGCATCACTGAAATAGGGACAGTCTGATTACTGAGTGGCAGCAGCTGCCCTGCCAGCCACCCTGGCACTGCCCCTTGAGCCCACTGAACCACCCCTACACTGCAGCGGAGCCAGAGGCAACACCCCTGCCATATGCACACTCCAAGTGTGGGATGAATAACTAACCCAAGTTGAGGAGTCTAAGTATCTAAGTATAAGTGAGAGGAGAGCGGAATATGATCAACAGACAGACTGGGCTACATGCCAGTCCACTGTAGTAAAGAGAGCGGAGCATAAATGTGAAGGTGTCAATTTACTGGTCAGTCTACGTTCCTACCCTTTCCTATGGTCACAAGCTCTGGGTACTAACCAAATAAAGTCATCACCATTTGTATACAATATGTAAATATGGCAGTGAAGGAAACTGAAAAACCCACACTGCGCGCCAAGAGGGGAAATCAATACTCCAGACAGAATGGCTATAAAACCCTAAAAGTTAGCTTTAACTTAAATGATTGACTTTAATTACTTAAATCAAGCAGTGTGTTCTGCTACCTGGAAGAGGCTGCGAGCATACTGGTCATTCAAGTCAATATTGATCATCTGCAGCAGCATCTGAACCTCATCGTAGCTCATCTTGTCGTCGCGGTTTCGGTCAGCCCGACTCATATAAGCATGAATCCAGGTGACATTGTCAAGGAAGCACTGGTGAGCCATATGGTGTATTTTAACATGAAGTTTCAGTGGTTACCTCTTACAGTGTTAACTCTCTAGTTTGGATCTCTTGGTTCCCAGTGGTCAACAATTATTAAATGTACACAAAGTAGTGTAAATCCAAATGAACAGGGATGTATGTCCACCCCCACAAAAATCAAGGATATTGGTCAAGTTTCTCCTTCTGGGTCATGTTGTCCATCCTCTCCTGCAGGGTACGGATGCCACGGGCCCAGCACTGAGCTTCTTCTTGGCTTTGGCAGAGGAGATCCAGGCTTTTACGAGGCCCTTTGAAGACCACTGTTAAACACTGGTTTTCGggtactgagccaaccatctgCCGCAATGTTTCTGACTGGCAACCTTCGTGCACACACTCCACTTCCATGATGGAGACTGGAGGATgaagaaagaaataaagtgaGCAAAGAATTATTCAAATATATTCACACCTTGTGATTGTTATGGTCCTGACAGAGAGTTTtaagattttttcttttatctttgtttattatttgttatgATACACTGTGTAGTGAGCAGAGAATTGGACCCAATATGCAGGACTCAGAAACAGAACTGAACTCAAAAGGCAGCTTTATTCCTGGACATGCAGGAAACCAAAATGCAAAGAACTTAAGTAAGCAGATACTGGTGAACATTAGCTAGAGAACTACACTGAGAAATAGACAGGGCACACAGCTATAGGAAGATCACAACAAgtgaaagaaggaaacagaGGGCTTAAATACCCATGAGATATGGGTAAAGGTGAAACACCTGGAGAACACAGCTGAGCAGAATCCACTAACAAAGCAAGGAAGGCAAAGCAGAACATAACACACATGAGACTATAACTAAACTCAGAAGCACAAGagaataatatatacagagaCAACTCTTTTGTAATTTCAAAGAAATGAGCACA
This sequence is a window from Pelmatolapia mariae isolate MD_Pm_ZW linkage group LG8, Pm_UMD_F_2, whole genome shotgun sequence. Protein-coding genes within it:
- the LOC134632886 gene encoding 1-phosphatidylinositol 4,5-bisphosphate phosphodiesterase delta-3-A-like; amino-acid sequence: MLGNRKKAIPQVKNGAGTSELKAIDPLRNLGVQNDEDVRQMLQGSSMVKVRSPRWQKRRILKLLEDGVTVWCQSYKTSSRAKEQQSFSIMEVECVHEGCQSETLRQMVGSVPENQCLTVVFKGPRKSLDLLCQSQEEAQCWARGIRTLQERMDNMTQKEKLDHWIHAYMSRADRNRDDKMSYDEVQMLLQMINIDLNDQYARSLFQKCDQSGDGRLDHGEIEVFCRELLRRPELDIIFIRYSANGCVLSAVDLRDFLKDQGEDSSLVHAQSLILTYELNEWAQKNSFMTPNGFTMYMLSRENCVFNPEHTRVYQDMAHPLSHYFISSSHNTYLTKDQLTGNSSTEPYIRALKHGCRCVELDCWDGDKGEPVIYHGHTLTSKVPFVEVIETINEYAFKSSPYPLILSFENHCSLEQQKVMARHLHSILGDKLLTKPLEGLDSHNLPSPEALKGKVLVKGKKERLEECSSSSSDLSSSDEETSRIEGKPRRKEDKKAGVSKITPELSDLVVYTCSVPFKSFEQAAKSPAINMSSFSESDALRHIKDSGVYFVRHNSHHLSRIYPSGQRLHSSNYNPQEMWNAGCQIVALNFQTPGEQMDLNQGRFLQNGECGYILKPAFLCQPDSTFNPENVGGGPGHRPVMLTVRVISAQQLPKPEWDKPSSIVDPQVWVEIHGAPIDSNKKKTHYVENNGFNPRWDCTFNFTVHVPDLALVRFLVEDHDYTSRNDFLGQFTLPFLSVRTGYRHVRLLKMDGSSLSPASLFIHVKVTPCQNSKSSAKSPTHFPTKNP